DNA from Thioclava sp. GXIMD2076:
TTGTATGACCATACTTTCGGCCACATTCCTGACACTAGTCTATGGCCATTACTCCCATGCGCAAGAGAGCGCGGACGAAAGTGGTATATTATCCGACGAGGATAGTGGTCCCGCGCCCGAAATGGATCTGGCACCGGCGGGCAAGGACGCGGGCAAGGTGAAGCTGGGTTCCAATACCAACCTGCCGATCCCGCGTTTCGTCTCGCTAAAGACCTCGGCGGGCAATGCGCGCCGCGGGCCCTCGCTCTCGCACCGGATCGACTGGGTGTTCAAGCATCGCGGCATGCCCCTGAAGGTCACCGCCGAATATGGTAACTGGCGCCGCGTCGAGGACCGTGACGGTGCGGGCGGCTGGGTGCATTACGCACTGATTTCCGGCGTGCGGACCGTGGTCATTCAGGACGCGGTCGCCGATCTGCATGCCAAGCCCGATGACACCTCGGCCATTACGGCGCGTGCGGAATCGGGGGCCATCCTGCATCTGGGAAAATGCAGCCTGAACTGGTGCGACATCCGCGCCGACGGGGCCGAGGGCTGGGTCAAGAAATCCGCGATCTGGGGCGTCGATCCCGACGAGATCAGGGACTAAGAACCTTTACGGCTCGGGGAGGTTGGGCTAGGTCTTCGCGCAGGGAGATCCGCGCGCAACGAAGGACTTTCAGGATGTATGATTCCGAAAGCGTTAAACTCAACAGCTCTGCCGGTCTGGCCTCTGTCGCGGTTGCCAGCATCCTCGTGGTCCTCAAATCATGGGCGCTCTGGCAAACGGGGTCGCTCTCGATCGGGGCCTCGCTGGCCGATAGTGCGCTGGATCTGTTGATTTCGGTTCTTGGCCTCCTGACTATCCTCTATGCCGCAAAACCCGCCGATCACGACCATAGTTTCGGGCATGGCTCGGCCGAGGATCTCGTCTCGCTCGGCCAGTCGCTTTTCATCGCGGCCAGTGCCGGCATCATCATCTGGACCTCCATCGAGCGCCTGCTGACGCCGGGCACCCAGCATATCGGCTCGGAAGGCGCAGGGATCACCGTCATGGTGGTCTCGATCGTGCTGACGCTCGCGCTGGTGATCTGGCAAGGCCGCGTGGCCAAGAAGACCGGCAACAAGGTCGTCGCCGCTGACCGGCTGCATTATGTCGGCGATATGATCCCCGCACTCGGGGCGATTTTCGCGCTCTGGGCGGCCCAGACCTTCGGCTGGCAGCGCGTCGATCCGATCGTGGCACTGATCGCGGCGCTCGTCATGCTCAAGGGCGCATGGAGCATCGGAACAGGGGGCTGGAACGCGCTGATGGACGGGGCGGTCGCGCCCGAGATCATCGCCGATATCGAGCGCATCGCCACCGAGCATGAGGGGGTCATGGCCTTCCACGATCTTAAGACCCGCACCGCAGGCGCGACCATGTTCGTGCAGCTGCATGTGGAGCTGGAGGGCGGGCAGACCCTCGAGGAGGCGCATGATATCGCCGCCCGCCTCAAGCACAAGATTATCGAGACCTATCCCAATGCGGATGTCATTATCCACAAGGACGTCTGGCGCCCACAGGCATAAGAGGCCAGCCCCGCAGGGCTGGCCCTTCTCTCAGACCTCGTCCAGAAGACCACGGCCCTTCAGCAACGCCTCGACGCCGGGCATCCGGCCACGGAACCCCTTATAAAGCGTCTCCGCCTCCTGCGAGCCACCTTTGGACAGGATCCAGTCCTCGAGCTTCTCGGCCATTGCCGGATCGAACGGCCCGCCCGCTTCCTCGAACGCCTCGAAGGCGTCGGCATCCATAACCTCGGACCACATATAGCTGTAATAGCCCGCGCTGTAACCATCGCCCGAGAAGACATGCCCGAAATGCGGCGCGGCATGGCGCATACGGATCGCATGGGGCATGCCGATCTCCGCCAGAACCTCCGCCTGACGGGCCAGAGCATCCTTGGGCGCGGCCCCCTCGTGGAAGTCCAGATCCACCAGCGCCGAGGCCAGATATTCCACCGTCGAGAAGCCCTGATCATAGGTCGCGGCAGCCTTCAGCTTGTCCTGAAGGTCCTGCGGAATGGCCTCGCCCGTTTTGTAATGGCGGGCGTGTTTCTGCAGCACCTCCGGCACATCCAGCCAATGCTCGTAAAGCTGGCTCGGCAGCTCCACGAAGTCCCGCGCGACCGAAGTGCCCGAGATGAACTCGTAGGTCACATCCGACAGCATCTGGTGCAGCGCATGGCCGAATTCGTGGAACAGGGTCCGCGCATCGTCATGGCTCAGAAGCGTCGGATCGCCCTTGGCGAAGTTGCACACATTCATCACGATGGGCCGGGTCTCGCCACCGAGCTTCTTCTGCGAGCGCATCGCGGTGCACCACGCGCCCGAGCGTTTGGACCCGCGCGCATGATAATCCCCCAAGAACACCGCGATATGCTGGCCCTTGCGGGTCACCTCCCAGCCGCGCACATCCGCGTGGTAGAACGGCCCGTCGATCTCGCTGAATTCCAGTCCGAAGAGTCGGTTGGCCACGTCGAAGGCCGCGCCGATCATCGCATCGAGCGAGAGATAGGGTTTCAGTGCCTCCTCGTCGAAATCGAACTCCGCCACACGGCGTTTTTCCGAATAATAGCGCCAGTCCCACGGCTCGAGTGGACCATTGGTGCCATCCTTATGCAGCATCTCGGTCAGCACGTCGGCATCGGCCTCGGCCGCCGCCTTTGCAGGCCCCCAGACCCCCATCAGCAACCCACGCACATTATCTGGGCTGCCCGCCATTTCGGTCTCGAGCTTGTAGGCCGCAAAACTTTCATAACCTAGCAGCTTGGCGCGTTCCTCGCGCAGGCTGAGGATCTCGTTCAGCAGTTCGGTATTATCGGTCTCGTTGCCATTGGCCCCGCGCGCGGTCCATGCCTCGTAGGCGATCCGGCGTAGCTCGCGATTGTCGGAGAACTGCAGGAAGGGCACCACCAGCGAGCGCGAGAGCGTCAGGACGGGGCCTGCCTCGCCGCGCTCCTCGCCTGCTGCCCGCGCAGCTGCGGCAAGCGAGGCCGGAAGCCCTGCCAGATCCTCTTCGGTCAGGGGATGCGACCATGCGCGTTCATCGGCCAGAAGGTTCTGCGAGAACTGGGTATAAAGCACCGCAAGACGCGATTTGATCTCGGCCATCCGCGCGGCCTCCGCCCCCGAAAGCGCCGCCCCCGCACGGATGAACATACGGTGATACAGCTCGAGCATCCGGTCCTGTTCGGGGGTCAACCCCTGCGCCTCCCGCGCCCGCCAGAGCACGGCAATCCGCTGGTAAAGCGCCTCGTTCATGATGATTTCCGACGAGAAGGCCGCCATTTTGGGCGCCAGATCCCGCGTCAGCGCCTCGCGTGCGGGCGTGCTATCGGCACCCGAGACAGTATAAAACAGCCCCGCGACTCGGTTCAGGAGCGCCTCGGCCTCCTCTAGTGCCTCGATGACATTGGCGAATGTCGGCGGTTCGGGATTGGCCGCGATGGCTGCGATATTGGCGCGGGCAACGGTCAGGCCGGTCTCGATGGCGGGACCGAACTGGTCATCCTCCATCTGCGCGAAAGGGGGGAGCGAAAACGGGCCGGTCCAGTCGGCCAGAAGCGGATTTGTCATGCGGATCTCCTTTCCAATGAAGCTAGGCGCTTGGCGCAGCTATGGAAAGGGGCCGCTTTACACGGGCGGGTGAATTCCCCCGCAGACCGCACAATCGGCACGCCGCGCCAAGCTGATCCGCCGGTTCTCGCCCCAGAGCATATCGATCAGCTGCAACCGGCCGCGCAGGCTTTGTCCCGTCCCTGTGATCTCCTTGATCGCCTCGGCGGCCATCTGCGCCCCCACCACGCCCGGCAATGCGCCAATGACACCAGCCTCGGCGCAGGTAGGTGCCAGCCCCTCGGCGGGAGCTTCGGGGAAGATACAGGCAAAGCACGGCGCGTCACGGGCCGGATCATAGAGCGAGAGCTGCCCCTCCCATTGCGTGATCGCCCCTGAAAGGAGCGGCACGCGGGCCGTGACGCAAGCCTGATTCACCATATAGCGGGTCGGAAAATTATCGCACCCATCCACCACGAGCTGGCAGGTTTCGAACATATCCGTCGCCATATCGGGCGTCAGACGCGCCTCGACTGGCAGAATTTCAACATCGGGGTTTTGTGCTGCCAACCAGCGGGCGGCGACCGCGACCTTGGGCTGGCCGATATCGGCTTCGGTATAGATCACCTGCCGTTGGAGGTTCGACCGCGACACGAGGTCATCATCGATGACCGTGATCCGCCCCACACCGGCTGCGGCCAGATACATGAGCACAGGCACGCCAAGCCCGCCTGCGCCCACAACAACAACATGCGCCTCTTTCAACCGCCGCTGGCCGGTGCCGCCCACTTCCCGCAACAGGATGTGGCGCATATAACGTTCTAGCTCGCGGTCGGAGAGGCCCGTCATCAGCCGATACCGGTCGAGCCGAAGCCACCTGCACCACGGGCGGTATCGGACAGCGTTCCCACCTCGGTCACGTCAAAGCGGTGCACCTGCGCGATCACCGCCTGCGCGATCCGGTCGCCATGCGAGATGCGGAACGGCACCTTGCCCAGAAGCATCAGCCCGATCTGCACCACGCCGCGATAATCCTCATCCACCGTGCCGGGACTGTTGGGAATGATGAAGCCGTGCTTCAGCGCCAGGCCCGAGCGCGGGCGGATCTGCATCTCGGTGCCTGCGGGCAGTTCCACATGGAACCCCGTCGAGATAAACTCGAACTGCATCGGCTCGAAAGTGATCGGCCCGTCGGGCAGGAAGGCCCGCAGATCCATACCGGCGGCACCGGCGGTCGCATAGCTCGGCAGAGGCAGATCCAGATTGCCCTCGGCGCGTTTGAAGCGGATTTCCATCGTCATTCCTTCGTCGTCAAAGCGGAAGCGATGCGCGCGGCCAGACGGCGGGCCACCTCTTCCTTGGCAAGGCGCGGCCAGGTCTCGGGACCCTGCGCATCAATAATCGTCACGGCATTCTCGGTGCCACCCATGATACCGGTCGCGGGGCTCACATCATTGGCCACGATCCAGTCGCAGCCCTTGCGTGCCCGCTTGGCGGTCGCGTGCTCCATAACCTTTTCCGTCTCGGCTGCAAAGCCCACCACCAAGGGGGGCCGCCCCGTTTCCATCTGCGCGACCTGCGCCAGAATATCGGGGTTCTCGCCGAATTCGAGCGCGGGCGCACGGCCCGTACCGTCCTTCTTCATCTTCTGCGCACCTGCATTGAGCACATGCCAATCGGCTACGGCCGCAGCAAAAACGGCCGCATCGGCGGGCAACGCCGCCTCGACGGCTGCCTGCATCTGTCGCGCGGTCTCGACCCGCACCACCTTCACTCCCATGGGCGGCGGAACGCTCGCAGGCCCCGTGATGAAGGTGATCTGCGCACCCAGATCGCGCAATGCCCCCGCCAGCGCCGTGCCCTGCGCCCCCGAGGAGCGGTTGGCAATATAGCGCACCGGATCGATGGGCTCGTGGGTCGGGCCCGAAGTGACCACGATATGGCGGCCCTTCAGCGGGCCATGCGCCAGCGCCGCACGGATCGAGGCCAGAATATCGGCGGGCTCGCTCATCCGGCCCGGACCGAATTCACCACAGGCCATCGAGCCGTCGGCCGGCCCCGCAAACAGCACCCCGTCGGCCTGTAGCTGACGGATATTGCGCTGCGTCGCGGGATGGTCCCACATGCGCACGTTCATCGCGGGCGCGATCAGCACGGGCTTGTCGGTGGCCAGCAGCAACGTCGAGGCCAGATCATTGGCCAACCCCTGCGCCATCTTCGCCATCAGATCGGCGGTCGCAGGCGCCACAACCAGCAAATCGGCATCGCGCGACATCTGGATATGGCCGATCTCGGCCTCGCGGCTGACATCAAAGAGATCGTCATGCGCAGGCTCGCCCGCCACGACCGAAAGCGTCAGGGGCGTTACGAACTCGGCTCCCGCCTTCGTGACAATCGGCGTCACCGCACAGCCCTGCGCGCGCAACATCCGGATCAGCTCCGGCACTTTGAAGGCCGCGATACCGCCGCCGATGATCAGTGCTATGCGTTTGCCGTCCAGCATGGTCTGTCTCCGCCCGAACCGATCTTCCCGAAACGATCTTCAGGTCTAAGGCCAAGCGGGCGGGCGTGCAAGCGCCCCGCCTGCCCCGAAGCGTCTCGGGAGCCCATCAATGAAAAATGGCCCGACGCAGAACGCCGGGCCGAGACAAGCTGGAAGCTGCTTCCAACAGGGAGAACAATAGGTATCACCTTTTACGACGGAGAAACCGTGGCCATCAGGCGAACAGGGATTGCACTTCGGAGCCGTGGGTCTCGAGACTCTTGCGCATCTTGCCGAAAGCCTGCGCCTCGAGCTGGCGGATACGCTCCTTCGAGAGACCGAGTTCCTGCCCGAGGCTCTCCAGTGTGCGCGGATCCTCGATCAGACGACGCTCGCGAATGATATAGCGCTCGCGCTCGGTCAGGCGGCCCATCGCTTCGCCCAGCCATGCCCGCAGGGTAATACCATCCTGGTCGGCAGAGACAGTGCGTTCGGTGTCGGCATTCTCGTCCTCGAGCGTGTCGACCCATTCGCGGCCTTCATCTTCGGAAGATTGCGTGGCGTTCAGCGAGAAATCGCTGCCCGACAGACGACCTTCCATCATTTCCACATCCGCCAGCGGAACGCCGATCTCCTCGGCCACACGCTTGCGCAGCGTCGCCGCGTCGATCTTGCCACCCTCGGCCTCGACCTCGCGCTCGATCTGGGCCTGCACACGACGCATGTTGAAAAACAAAGCCTTCTGCGAGGAGGTCGAACCGGTGCGCACCATCGACCAGTTGCGCATCACGAATTCTTGGATCGAAGCCTTGATCCACCAGACCGCATAGGTCGAGAAACGAACGCCACGTTCAGGGTCGAACTTCTCGGCGGCTTTCATCAAGCCGAGGCTCGCTTCCTGGATCAGATCGTTCATCGGGGCGCCATAACGGCGGAACTTGGCCGCCATCGAGATCGCCAGCCGCATGTAAGCATTGATCAGACGGTGCAGGGCAACCTCGTCACGATTGTCGCGCCATGCCTTTGCCAGCGCAAGCTCGGTCTCCGCATCAAGGAATTCCGCCTTCATTGCGCGACGCGGTAGGGTTTCATCCGTCATACCATCGAGTGCCATCAAATCGTCTCCCGGGGCTCAAGCAAGGCAGACGCCCGCATTCAAATCCGTTTCACACGGACACAATGCGCAACGCGCGGAACGGTTCCGCGAAACCGCGAGAAAATCTTAATATTTGCCGGAAAACCGCGGCAGTACTTTCAAAAAGTTGCTATAAAATTATTTAGATTCATAGCTCTAATAAAAATCTTTCGGGTCAAGCCTTGCCGCGCAAAAAACCGGGCCGCATC
Protein-coding regions in this window:
- a CDS encoding SH3 domain-containing protein is translated as MDLAPAGKDAGKVKLGSNTNLPIPRFVSLKTSAGNARRGPSLSHRIDWVFKHRGMPLKVTAEYGNWRRVEDRDGAGGWVHYALISGVRTVVIQDAVADLHAKPDDTSAITARAESGAILHLGKCSLNWCDIRADGAEGWVKKSAIWGVDPDEIRD
- a CDS encoding cation diffusion facilitator family transporter, whose amino-acid sequence is MYDSESVKLNSSAGLASVAVASILVVLKSWALWQTGSLSIGASLADSALDLLISVLGLLTILYAAKPADHDHSFGHGSAEDLVSLGQSLFIAASAGIIIWTSIERLLTPGTQHIGSEGAGITVMVVSIVLTLALVIWQGRVAKKTGNKVVAADRLHYVGDMIPALGAIFALWAAQTFGWQRVDPIVALIAALVMLKGAWSIGTGGWNALMDGAVAPEIIADIERIATEHEGVMAFHDLKTRTAGATMFVQLHVELEGGQTLEEAHDIAARLKHKIIETYPNADVIIHKDVWRPQA
- a CDS encoding M3 family metallopeptidase, which codes for MTNPLLADWTGPFSLPPFAQMEDDQFGPAIETGLTVARANIAAIAANPEPPTFANVIEALEEAEALLNRVAGLFYTVSGADSTPAREALTRDLAPKMAAFSSEIIMNEALYQRIAVLWRAREAQGLTPEQDRMLELYHRMFIRAGAALSGAEAARMAEIKSRLAVLYTQFSQNLLADERAWSHPLTEEDLAGLPASLAAAARAAGEERGEAGPVLTLSRSLVVPFLQFSDNRELRRIAYEAWTARGANGNETDNTELLNEILSLREERAKLLGYESFAAYKLETEMAGSPDNVRGLLMGVWGPAKAAAEADADVLTEMLHKDGTNGPLEPWDWRYYSEKRRVAEFDFDEEALKPYLSLDAMIGAAFDVANRLFGLEFSEIDGPFYHADVRGWEVTRKGQHIAVFLGDYHARGSKRSGAWCTAMRSQKKLGGETRPIVMNVCNFAKGDPTLLSHDDARTLFHEFGHALHQMLSDVTYEFISGTSVARDFVELPSQLYEHWLDVPEVLQKHARHYKTGEAIPQDLQDKLKAAATYDQGFSTVEYLASALVDLDFHEGAAPKDALARQAEVLAEIGMPHAIRMRHAAPHFGHVFSGDGYSAGYYSYMWSEVMDADAFEAFEEAGGPFDPAMAEKLEDWILSKGGSQEAETLYKGFRGRMPGVEALLKGRGLLDEV
- a CDS encoding HesA/MoeB/ThiF family protein yields the protein MTGLSDRELERYMRHILLREVGGTGQRRLKEAHVVVVGAGGLGVPVLMYLAAAGVGRITVIDDDLVSRSNLQRQVIYTEADIGQPKVAVAARWLAAQNPDVEILPVEARLTPDMATDMFETCQLVVDGCDNFPTRYMVNQACVTARVPLLSGAITQWEGQLSLYDPARDAPCFACIFPEAPAEGLAPTCAEAGVIGALPGVVGAQMAAEAIKEITGTGQSLRGRLQLIDMLWGENRRISLARRADCAVCGGIHPPV
- the dut gene encoding dUTP diphosphatase gives rise to the protein MTMEIRFKRAEGNLDLPLPSYATAGAAGMDLRAFLPDGPITFEPMQFEFISTGFHVELPAGTEMQIRPRSGLALKHGFIIPNSPGTVDEDYRGVVQIGLMLLGKVPFRISHGDRIAQAVIAQVHRFDVTEVGTLSDTARGAGGFGSTGIG
- the coaBC gene encoding bifunctional phosphopantothenoylcysteine decarboxylase/phosphopantothenate--cysteine ligase CoaBC; its protein translation is MLDGKRIALIIGGGIAAFKVPELIRMLRAQGCAVTPIVTKAGAEFVTPLTLSVVAGEPAHDDLFDVSREAEIGHIQMSRDADLLVVAPATADLMAKMAQGLANDLASTLLLATDKPVLIAPAMNVRMWDHPATQRNIRQLQADGVLFAGPADGSMACGEFGPGRMSEPADILASIRAALAHGPLKGRHIVVTSGPTHEPIDPVRYIANRSSGAQGTALAGALRDLGAQITFITGPASVPPPMGVKVVRVETARQMQAAVEAALPADAAVFAAAVADWHVLNAGAQKMKKDGTGRAPALEFGENPDILAQVAQMETGRPPLVVGFAAETEKVMEHATAKRARKGCDWIVANDVSPATGIMGGTENAVTIIDAQGPETWPRLAKEEVARRLAARIASALTTKE
- a CDS encoding RNA polymerase factor sigma-32, with the protein product MALDGMTDETLPRRAMKAEFLDAETELALAKAWRDNRDEVALHRLINAYMRLAISMAAKFRRYGAPMNDLIQEASLGLMKAAEKFDPERGVRFSTYAVWWIKASIQEFVMRNWSMVRTGSTSSQKALFFNMRRVQAQIEREVEAEGGKIDAATLRKRVAEEIGVPLADVEMMEGRLSGSDFSLNATQSSEDEGREWVDTLEDENADTERTVSADQDGITLRAWLGEAMGRLTERERYIIRERRLIEDPRTLESLGQELGLSKERIRQLEAQAFGKMRKSLETHGSEVQSLFA